Proteins encoded together in one Ignavibacteria bacterium window:
- a CDS encoding nitric-oxide reductase large subunit: MKTRKLWWAFAGVIIFSFGILGYYGFDLYLKAPPIPDKVVTTDGTVLFTGQDIKDGQNVWQSMGGQEVGSVWGHGAYLAPDWSADWLHREAVHILNTWAKEIYNMDYESLSGENKAVLQARLKVELRTNTYNPDTKELKVSKVRADAIKEIGKYYAGLFMNDPALAKTRNDYSIHENTINDKDRMEKMNNFFFWTSWSCVTQRPGNDISYTNNWPHEELVGNTPSSSLVIWTGFSVIVLLFGIGLLAFYYAKNKDEDNLEITLPKNDPLSGSSPTPSMKATLKYFWVVCALIVVQVIMGVITAHYGVEGNSFYGLSLANLLPYSVSRTWHVQLAIFWIATSWLATGLYIAPAVSGHEPKFQRFGVNFLFIALLIIVVGSMFGQWMGIMQKLGYVENFWLGHQGYEYVDLGRFWQLFLFTGLLIWLFLLVRALMPALKKPGENRQLLVMFLIASIAIAAFYAAGLMWARQTHLTIAEYWRWWVVHLWVEGFFEVFATVVSAFLFVRMGLLKIKTATSAVLFSTIIFLAGGIIGTFHHLYFAGTPTAVIALGATFSALEVVPLVFMGFEVFHNLKISKSTEWIKAYKWPIYCFISVAFWNFVGAGIFGFLINPPIALYYMQGLNTTPVHGHTALFGVYGMLGIGLMLFVMKGLTAKYVWKNNVISFAFWSINIGLMLMVLISLLPVGLMQTIASIDHGMWYARSAEFMQDPVLQVFRWLRVIGDTIFALGTLALGWFVIGLKTGWSVDKAAPDLE; encoded by the coding sequence ATGAAAACAAGAAAATTATGGTGGGCTTTTGCAGGAGTAATTATTTTCTCCTTTGGTATCCTGGGTTATTATGGATTTGACCTGTACCTAAAAGCTCCCCCGATTCCCGATAAGGTTGTAACCACTGACGGTACTGTGCTTTTCACAGGTCAGGATATTAAAGACGGTCAGAATGTATGGCAGTCTATGGGCGGACAGGAGGTCGGCTCTGTCTGGGGGCATGGCGCATATCTTGCTCCCGACTGGTCAGCTGATTGGCTTCACCGCGAAGCTGTACATATACTGAATACATGGGCAAAAGAAATCTATAATATGGATTATGAATCGCTCTCCGGTGAGAATAAAGCCGTACTACAGGCGCGGCTGAAAGTCGAACTTAGAACAAACACTTACAATCCTGATACAAAGGAATTGAAAGTTTCAAAAGTCCGTGCCGATGCCATTAAAGAAATCGGCAAGTACTATGCGGGCCTTTTTATGAATGACCCCGCACTCGCGAAAACTCGTAACGATTATTCCATTCATGAAAACACAATAAACGATAAAGACAGAATGGAAAAGATGAATAACTTTTTCTTCTGGACTTCGTGGTCTTGTGTTACGCAAAGACCCGGTAACGATATTTCATACACTAACAACTGGCCGCATGAAGAACTTGTCGGTAATACACCGTCGTCTTCTCTCGTTATCTGGACAGGCTTCAGCGTTATAGTGCTTCTGTTCGGTATCGGACTTCTTGCATTCTATTATGCAAAGAATAAAGATGAAGATAACCTGGAAATTACTCTTCCAAAAAATGATCCTCTCTCGGGAAGCAGCCCTACTCCTTCTATGAAAGCCACGCTGAAATATTTCTGGGTTGTATGCGCTCTCATAGTAGTACAGGTTATAATGGGAGTAATTACTGCACACTACGGTGTTGAAGGAAATAGTTTCTATGGTCTTTCACTCGCAAACTTACTTCCTTACTCTGTTTCAAGAACATGGCATGTACAGCTTGCAATATTCTGGATTGCTACATCATGGCTCGCAACGGGACTGTATATTGCTCCTGCTGTTTCGGGACACGAGCCGAAGTTTCAAAGATTCGGAGTTAATTTTCTCTTCATTGCATTGCTGATTATTGTAGTCGGATCTATGTTCGGACAATGGATGGGAATAATGCAGAAACTCGGATACGTCGAAAACTTCTGGCTTGGTCATCAGGGGTATGAATATGTTGACCTCGGAAGATTCTGGCAATTGTTTTTATTCACAGGTTTACTTATCTGGCTGTTCCTTCTTGTCAGAGCGTTAATGCCCGCACTGAAAAAACCCGGTGAGAATAGACAGCTTCTTGTTATGTTTCTCATAGCATCTATCGCCATTGCCGCCTTTTATGCTGCTGGACTTATGTGGGCAAGACAGACACATCTGACAATCGCTGAATACTGGCGCTGGTGGGTTGTGCATCTCTGGGTTGAAGGATTCTTCGAAGTCTTCGCAACTGTCGTTTCCGCTTTCCTGTTCGTAAGAATGGGTCTGTTAAAGATTAAAACCGCTACGAGTGCAGTACTCTTTTCAACGATCATCTTTCTTGCAGGCGGTATTATCGGTACGTTCCATCATCTTTACTTTGCTGGTACGCCGACTGCTGTAATCGCTCTCGGTGCAACATTCAGCGCTCTCGAAGTTGTTCCGCTGGTGTTCATGGGATTTGAAGTGTTTCACAATCTGAAAATCAGCAAGTCTACTGAATGGATAAAAGCGTATAAGTGGCCGATTTACTGCTTCATTTCAGTAGCATTCTGGAATTTTGTCGGTGCGGGAATTTTCGGCTTTTTAATTAACCCGCCTATAGCTCTTTACTATATGCAGGGTTTAAACACTACTCCCGTTCACGGACACACGGCACTGTTCGGGGTTTACGGTATGCTTGGAATAGGCCTCATGCTTTTTGTTATGAAAGGTCTGACTGCAAAATATGTCTGGAAAAATAATGTTATAAGTTTCGCATTCTGGTCTATAAACATCGGACTCATGCTGATGGTTTTGATTAGTCTTCTGCCCGTTGGTCTTATGCAGACTATTGCAAGCATTGATCACGGGATGTGGTATGCGCGTTCGGCTGAGTTCATGCAGGATCCTGTTCTTCAGGTATTCCGCTGGCTAAGGGTAATCGGTGATACGATATTTGCACTCGGAACACTTGCACTCGGATGGTTTGTAATAGGATTAAAAACAGGGTGGTCAGTTGATAAAGCGGCTCCGGATCTGGAATAA
- a CDS encoding DUF6448 family protein produces the protein MKIKSVFYLAVILLTAFAMKFSYAHCDTMEGPVIADAKKAIELNNVNYVLKWVKASEEKEVADAFALTMKVRNLSNDAKELADKYFFETLVRIHRNGEGVPYTGIKPYGTPIDKKIAAADKAIEIGDLTPLKTLVSFDMIPELTKRFEKVMSLKNFDVNNVAAGREYVEAYVQFFHYAEQEGEGCNHK, from the coding sequence ATGAAAATAAAATCAGTTTTTTATCTTGCTGTAATTTTACTTACGGCATTCGCAATGAAGTTCTCTTATGCTCATTGTGACACAATGGAAGGACCTGTTATTGCCGATGCAAAGAAAGCAATAGAGTTGAATAATGTAAACTATGTTCTAAAATGGGTTAAAGCAAGCGAAGAAAAAGAAGTTGCGGATGCATTCGCACTTACAATGAAAGTGAGAAATCTAAGTAATGATGCAAAGGAACTTGCCGATAAGTATTTCTTTGAAACACTCGTCAGGATTCACAGAAACGGTGAGGGAGTTCCTTATACAGGAATAAAGCCGTATGGTACCCCTATCGACAAGAAAATAGCAGCTGCCGATAAAGCAATAGAAATCGGTGACCTCACTCCGCTAAAGACTCTCGTATCATTTGATATGATACCCGAATTAACAAAACGGTTTGAAAAAGTTATGTCACTCAAGAATTTCGACGTTAATAATGTTGCCGCAGGCAGAGAGTATGTTGAAGCATACGTACAGTTCTTTCATTATGCAGAGCAAGAAGGAGAGGGATGTAATCATAAATAG
- a CDS encoding DegT/DnrJ/EryC1/StrS family aminotransferase produces the protein MKVPLLDLKAQYAAIKDEINKALISVAESQYFILGPEVKKLEATVAEYTGTKHAVGVSSGTDALLIALMAIDIKPGDEIILPTYSFFATAGVVARLNAIPVFVDSDPVSFNIDPSIIEKKISPKTKAIIPVHLYGQSAEMDEIMTLAKKHNLRVVEDGAQAIGVNYKDGRRLGSIGDIGCFSFFPSKNLGGFGDGGIVTTNDDALGEKLRILRVHGSKPKYYHKMIGGNFRIDEIQAAVLNVKFPHLDSWSAKRRVNAELYTKLFIEAGLAEDEGRISYDDKNKVLLPKALYKNPVPKQITGGIYNYHIYNQYVIRVQNRDEMRKHLSENEIGSEIYYPVPFHKQECFRDLNQSGFPIAENAASTSIALPIYPELTEEMINFVVQTISKNL, from the coding sequence ATGAAAGTACCATTATTAGACCTTAAAGCTCAATATGCGGCTATCAAAGATGAAATCAATAAAGCTCTTATCAGCGTCGCAGAATCACAGTATTTTATCCTCGGTCCTGAAGTAAAAAAACTCGAGGCAACGGTTGCCGAATATACAGGTACAAAACATGCAGTCGGAGTTTCTTCCGGCACCGATGCTTTGCTTATCGCACTTATGGCAATCGATATTAAACCCGGCGATGAAATTATTCTCCCGACTTATTCTTTCTTCGCTACTGCAGGCGTCGTTGCAAGACTGAATGCAATTCCGGTCTTTGTCGATTCGGATCCCGTATCTTTTAACATCGACCCGTCAATTATAGAGAAGAAAATATCTCCGAAGACAAAAGCAATTATTCCCGTTCATCTTTACGGACAGTCCGCAGAAATGGACGAGATCATGACTTTAGCAAAAAAACACAATCTAAGGGTCGTTGAAGACGGTGCTCAGGCAATTGGCGTTAACTATAAAGACGGCAGACGTCTCGGCTCAATCGGAGATATTGGCTGCTTCTCTTTCTTCCCGAGTAAAAACCTCGGAGGATTCGGCGACGGCGGTATTGTTACTACAAACGACGATGCTCTCGGCGAAAAGCTCCGAATCTTAAGGGTTCACGGCAGTAAACCGAAGTATTACCATAAAATGATAGGCGGTAATTTCAGGATTGATGAAATTCAGGCGGCTGTTCTTAACGTGAAATTCCCGCATCTCGACAGCTGGTCAGCCAAAAGAAGAGTTAATGCCGAACTTTACACAAAACTCTTCATCGAAGCAGGTCTTGCGGAAGATGAAGGCAGAATTTCTTACGACGACAAAAATAAAGTACTGCTGCCAAAAGCACTTTATAAAAATCCAGTCCCAAAACAAATCACGGGCGGTATCTATAACTACCACATTTACAATCAGTACGTTATCCGCGTTCAGAATAGAGACGAAATGCGAAAACATCTTTCTGAGAATGAAATTGGTTCTGAAATTTATTATCCCGTTCCGTTCCATAAACAGGAATGCTTCCGGGACCTCAATCAATCAGGTTTCCCGATTGCCGAGAATGCAGCTTCAACATCAATCGCTCTTCCTATTTACCCTGAACTCACAGAAGAAATGATAAACTTCGTCGTCCAAACAATCTCAAAAAATCTTTAG
- a CDS encoding N-acetyltransferase has product MEEKKPFVVNKYAVVDDGVEIGEGTKIWHFSHVQSGAKIGKFCVLGQNVNVANNVTIGNYVKIQNNVSVYEGVTLEDYVFCGPSMVFTNILDPRSKYPQVGAEFYINTLVKEGASLGANSTVVCGHTVGRFAFVGAGSVVTKDVPDYALVVGNPAKIIGWMSEAGKRLKFDKDGFAYCEKANKKYLLKDGIVSEVK; this is encoded by the coding sequence ATGGAAGAAAAAAAACCTTTTGTGGTAAACAAGTATGCCGTCGTTGATGACGGCGTCGAAATCGGAGAAGGAACAAAAATCTGGCATTTCTCCCACGTCCAGTCCGGCGCAAAAATCGGTAAATTCTGTGTTCTCGGACAAAATGTAAACGTTGCTAATAACGTAACTATCGGAAATTATGTTAAAATTCAAAATAATGTCTCCGTGTATGAAGGGGTAACTCTTGAAGATTATGTCTTTTGCGGTCCGTCTATGGTGTTCACAAATATCCTGGACCCCAGAAGCAAATACCCGCAAGTCGGTGCCGAGTTTTACATAAATACGCTCGTTAAAGAAGGTGCTTCACTCGGAGCTAATTCAACAGTCGTCTGCGGTCATACTGTAGGACGGTTTGCATTCGTGGGAGCCGGTTCCGTTGTCACAAAGGACGTTCCCGACTACGCACTCGTTGTGGGTAATCCTGCGAAAATAATCGGCTGGATGAGCGAAGCAGGCAAACGCCTCAAATTCGATAAAGACGGGTTCGCGTACTGCGAGAAAGCAAACAAGAAGTACTTACTGAAAGATGGAATAGTTTCGGAAGTTAAATAA
- a CDS encoding Gfo/Idh/MocA family oxidoreductase: MDRDIKDRDIKDRDIKDRDNKDRDIKDRDIKLGIAGAGRWGFNHIKTANGILGSGLRYVCDKEQRTADSLQRSGFSVQRSVDGRDREIADSGQRAADGRERESARDLRIIFTTDFEDVIKDDEVNAVIIATSAETHFELAKRSLEAGKNVLVEKPITLLTAEARELVEISERKRLKLMVGHILLFHPAVLKMKEFVINGKLGKLQYVYSNRLNLGAIRTEENILWSFAPHDISVIQFLTGTNPVSVKASGARFVQENIEDSTLTILEYPDNVHAHIYVSWLHPFKEQRMVVIGTEGMLTFEDTLKTEKLKFYKKGFKMVNGNIEKFDADYESVDFETAQPLAEEQKHFFNCILNNEKPRTDGRHALEVLEILEKASNELKPR; encoded by the coding sequence ATGGATAGGGATATTAAAGATAGAGATATTAAAGATAGGGATATTAAAGATAGAGATAATAAAGATAGAGATATTAAAGATAGGGATATTAAATTAGGGATTGCGGGGGCAGGGAGATGGGGGTTTAACCATATTAAGACTGCTAATGGAATTCTTGGAAGCGGACTGAGATATGTTTGTGACAAGGAACAGCGTACAGCGGATAGCTTACAGCGTTCAGGTTTCAGCGTTCAGCGTTCAGTGGACGGAAGAGATAGAGAGATAGCGGACAGCGGGCAGCGGGCAGCGGACGGAAGAGAAAGAGAGAGTGCGAGAGATTTGAGGATTATATTTACGACGGATTTTGAGGATGTGATAAAGGATGATGAGGTGAATGCCGTGATTATTGCGACTTCGGCGGAGACGCATTTTGAACTAGCGAAGCGGTCGCTGGAGGCGGGAAAGAATGTTTTGGTTGAAAAGCCGATTACTTTGCTGACTGCTGAAGCAAGAGAGCTGGTTGAGATTTCGGAGAGGAAAAGATTGAAGCTGATGGTCGGGCATATTCTGCTGTTTCATCCTGCGGTTCTTAAGATGAAAGAGTTTGTCATAAATGGAAAGCTTGGTAAACTGCAATATGTTTACAGCAACAGACTTAACCTTGGTGCGATAAGAACGGAAGAGAATATTTTGTGGAGTTTTGCACCGCATGATATTTCCGTGATTCAGTTTCTGACCGGCACGAATCCTGTGAGCGTGAAAGCTTCGGGCGCAAGGTTCGTACAGGAAAATATTGAGGATTCAACCCTTACAATTCTTGAGTATCCAGATAATGTTCATGCGCATATTTATGTGAGCTGGCTGCATCCTTTTAAGGAACAAAGAATGGTGGTAATCGGAACGGAAGGTATGCTGACTTTTGAGGATACACTAAAGACAGAAAAGCTGAAGTTTTACAAGAAGGGATTTAAGATGGTGAACGGGAACATTGAAAAGTTTGATGCAGATTATGAATCTGTTGATTTTGAGACTGCCCAGCCCCTTGCCGAAGAACAAAAACATTTCTTCAATTGTATCCTAAATAATGAAAAACCGCGTACGGACGGCAGACATGCTCTCGAAGTTCTTGAAATTCTCGAAAAAGCTTCAAACGAATTAAAACCTCGTTAA
- a CDS encoding nucleotidyltransferase family protein translates to MVRIYYEGEERIMKGEERFVRVAARVVMSDADVRDARDAAADGIDWEGVMRICVMHGVEGIVFYSMRRYGLLEGVPGWFEERMRERYYENAVRNMAAEKAVALLSERIGRKVVFVKGADLFLSMYPSTGMRSMGDVDILVEREFAEEVWKGLLESGFAAESGDEIEYRSDVHKDVCSHLPQLKTDAFTVEVHWNLFGVGLLYPITKIAFEKAVRVRDNVYVLSNEMKLVHLCNHFRRHLYTGASLRHLCDINELVRLYGKEIDRAEVDRTVKGTELESDLRIGLTYARFYLGTETEERYFDERLVNEGDSGLERLFVSGKGSKGTVFLYKMRSITGVWNKVRYVYRIAVPPRRWLAANYGSGGVRGYWRYLRAVIK, encoded by the coding sequence ATGGTAAGAATATATTATGAAGGGGAAGAGAGGATTATGAAGGGGGAAGAGAGGTTTGTGAGGGTGGCGGCGAGGGTTGTGATGAGTGATGCGGATGTAAGGGATGCGAGGGATGCTGCTGCGGATGGGATTGATTGGGAAGGGGTGATGAGGATTTGTGTGATGCATGGTGTGGAGGGGATTGTGTTTTATTCGATGAGGAGGTATGGGCTGCTTGAGGGGGTGCCGGGCTGGTTTGAGGAGAGGATGAGGGAGCGGTATTATGAGAATGCGGTGAGGAATATGGCGGCGGAGAAGGCGGTGGCGCTGCTTTCGGAGAGGATTGGGAGGAAGGTTGTGTTTGTGAAGGGGGCGGATTTGTTTTTGTCGATGTATCCGTCGACAGGGATGAGGTCGATGGGGGATGTGGATATTCTTGTTGAGAGGGAGTTTGCGGAGGAGGTTTGGAAAGGATTGCTGGAGAGCGGGTTTGCGGCGGAGTCGGGTGATGAGATTGAATACAGGTCTGATGTGCATAAGGATGTTTGTTCCCATTTGCCGCAATTGAAGACGGATGCTTTTACTGTTGAGGTGCATTGGAATCTTTTTGGTGTGGGGTTACTTTATCCGATAACGAAGATTGCGTTTGAGAAGGCAGTGCGTGTGAGGGATAATGTTTATGTACTTTCGAATGAGATGAAACTGGTTCATCTTTGCAATCATTTCAGGCGGCATTTGTACACGGGGGCGTCGCTGAGGCATCTTTGCGATATTAATGAGCTTGTAAGGCTGTATGGGAAGGAAATTGACCGGGCGGAGGTTGACAGGACGGTAAAGGGGACGGAACTGGAGAGTGATTTGAGGATTGGGTTGACGTATGCACGGTTTTATTTAGGGACGGAGACGGAGGAGAGGTATTTTGATGAGAGGCTGGTGAATGAGGGTGATTCGGGGCTTGAGAGGTTGTTTGTATCGGGGAAGGGTTCGAAGGGTACGGTTTTTTTGTATAAGATGAGGTCGATTACGGGTGTGTGGAACAAGGTGAGGTATGTTTACAGGATTGCGGTACCTCCGAGGAGGTGGCTTGCGGCGAATTATGGGAGCGGGGGAGTGAGGGGGTATTGGAGGTATTTGAGAGCAGTGATTAAGTGA
- a CDS encoding four helix bundle protein, with the protein MSREEQDQGERKKKAINYQNNMEKKLRTHKDLEVWKNSVLFVTDVYKITKSFPSSEIYGLTNQIRRASVSIPSNIAEGSARNSDKEYIQFLYISLGSLSEVETQFIISFNLGFINDMVLTEVTEKLLMIKAQLMGLIKYLKGRASE; encoded by the coding sequence GTGAGTAGGGAAGAACAGGATCAAGGAGAAAGAAAAAAGAAGGCAATAAATTATCAGAATAATATGGAGAAAAAATTAAGGACGCATAAAGATTTGGAAGTATGGAAAAATTCTGTTTTGTTTGTTACAGATGTTTATAAAATAACAAAGTCTTTTCCCAGTTCTGAGATATATGGTTTGACCAATCAAATAAGAAGAGCTTCTGTATCAATTCCTTCAAATATTGCAGAGGGGTCTGCAAGAAATTCCGATAAAGAGTATATTCAATTTTTATATATTTCTTTAGGTTCTTTGTCGGAAGTTGAAACTCAATTTATTATTAGTTTTAATTTAGGTTTTATTAATGATATGGTTTTGACTGAGGTTACTGAAAAATTATTGATGATTAAAGCACAATTAATGGGATTGATAAAGTATTTAAAGGGGAGAGCAAGTGAGTAG
- a CDS encoding sugar transferase yields MQNAHIRELEKHLSRDVFDYIVESMRDFDDAYVVDSESIFNIDIIHAEQNVIINVHKINDIRYVNKYFEAINRKLVKGGMITGCVEIYRQRKKRILRKHHPLISYPLYWGDFVVKRIFPKLKLTQWIYFFLTRGQNRAISREEAFGRLYSCGFKIVSEKDINNILYFSFEKVSKPKYDTEPTYGPFVKLKRVGKDGVIFNVSKFRTMYAYSEYLQDYVYENNNLAEGGKFQDDFRITGWGRVLRKFWLDELPMLWNVMKGQMKIVGVRPLSKQYFNLYDKKVQEKRVKFKPGLVPPYYVDMPKTIEEIQSSEMRYLEAYERSPWKTQWVYFWKAMWNILVKRARSS; encoded by the coding sequence ATGCAGAATGCGCATATCAGGGAGCTGGAGAAGCACCTAAGCAGGGATGTGTTTGATTATATTGTTGAGAGTATGAGGGATTTTGATGATGCTTATGTGGTGGATAGCGAGAGTATTTTTAATATTGATATTATTCATGCTGAGCAGAATGTGATTATTAATGTGCATAAGATTAATGATATCAGGTATGTAAATAAGTATTTTGAGGCGATTAACAGGAAGCTGGTTAAGGGGGGGATGATTACTGGGTGTGTGGAGATTTACAGGCAGAGGAAGAAGAGGATTTTGAGGAAGCATCATCCGCTGATTTCTTATCCCTTGTATTGGGGGGATTTTGTTGTGAAAAGGATTTTTCCGAAGCTGAAGCTGACGCAGTGGATTTATTTTTTTCTGACGAGGGGGCAGAACAGAGCGATTTCGAGGGAGGAGGCGTTTGGGAGGCTTTATTCATGCGGGTTTAAGATAGTTAGTGAGAAGGATATTAACAATATTTTGTATTTTAGTTTTGAGAAGGTGAGTAAGCCGAAGTATGATACGGAGCCGACGTACGGTCCGTTTGTTAAGCTGAAGAGAGTGGGGAAGGACGGGGTGATTTTTAATGTGAGTAAGTTCAGGACGATGTATGCGTATTCTGAGTATTTGCAGGATTATGTTTATGAGAATAATAATCTGGCTGAGGGGGGAAAGTTTCAGGATGATTTCAGGATTACGGGTTGGGGAAGGGTTTTGAGGAAGTTCTGGCTAGATGAGCTGCCGATGTTATGGAATGTGATGAAGGGGCAGATGAAGATAGTGGGTGTGAGGCCTTTGAGTAAGCAGTATTTTAATTTGTATGATAAGAAGGTTCAGGAAAAACGGGTGAAGTTTAAGCCCGGGCTTGTGCCGCCGTATTATGTTGATATGCCGAAGACGATAGAGGAGATACAGAGTTCGGAGATGAGGTATTTGGAGGCGTATGAGAGGTCGCCATGGAAGACGCAGTGGGTGTATTTCTGGAAAGCGATGTGGAATATACTTGTGAAGAGAGCACGATCTTCTTGA
- a CDS encoding four helix bundle protein translates to MGEIRSHRDLDVWKKSVDLVTDIYEITKYFPKEEIYSLTNQIRRSAISIPSNIAEGASRNHTKEFVQFLYISLGSCSELETQLIISFKINYLSKEKLDLFLDKLFDLRRMILGLIRAVTRDGRAVTKEM, encoded by the coding sequence ATGGGTGAGATAAGATCACATAGGGATTTAGATGTCTGGAAGAAAAGTGTTGACCTGGTAACTGATATTTATGAAATTACTAAATATTTTCCTAAAGAGGAAATATATAGCTTAACCAATCAGATTAGAAGATCCGCGATTTCTATACCTTCTAATATTGCAGAGGGAGCCAGCCGAAATCACACAAAGGAGTTTGTACAGTTTTTATATATTTCGTTAGGTAGCTGTTCAGAATTAGAGACACAATTAATAATTAGTTTCAAAATTAATTATTTATCTAAGGAAAAATTAGATTTATTTCTTGACAAGCTGTTCGATTTAAGAAGGATGATATTAGGATTGATAAGAGCAGTGACGCGTGACGGGAGAGCCGTGACGAAGGAGATGTGA
- a CDS encoding capsule assembly Wzi family protein, with translation MKRILIIIIVLISTAVYGQVEIVPAYDKVYDYLKRMQLKGVIDYNSSILPLSREKVASFLREVSEKLEVRSEKLEFRDETKNSDGVTSDKVMKNRNKKIELSKVEREMLRDFMKEYEYELTGRTKESVGFLNEPRGRFFIEDRKKYFYKYDDSVGAVFVNLQGFLSQGVSSGDSLGKNAVTLGNLGFQVRGTVLNTVGFSLKASNGQKIAGDKKSLDFVTETLPKFRSFPKFKGESNNFDYFEGYLRYRLGKDNFAVTLGRDYVNYGFGYMDKLFLSGNSVPFSFIKFDLNFGAFTYNFIYGSLKGDSLAIKDIAMKNIITHRLSVNFSKYFKAGFYEALITADRPFNFTYLNPFSFIRSADYNAGTEQSGLNNALMGFDVEVTPVKNFALQGSLLIDDLNFSTIFSNERDNGKPANDNRFAWQVGAVWTDAFTLPNLNFTTEYTRLNPFVYTHRTNKSQYTNWTLPLGHNLPPNSDEVALKLSYDVTSRLNVNVMYQHQRSGTGFEFSGDSLVRNYGGYIHRGDADVSYDDKFLQGKRVDRDLVTVGLRWMPVYQYVVDFRWVMRNVNNLFEGRRVIDNWLYLTVGVEL, from the coding sequence GTGAAGAGAATATTAATAATAATAATTGTATTAATAAGTACAGCTGTTTATGGACAGGTGGAGATTGTGCCTGCTTATGATAAAGTGTATGATTATCTAAAGCGGATGCAGCTTAAAGGAGTGATTGATTACAATTCATCTATTTTACCGTTGTCGCGGGAGAAAGTTGCTTCTTTTTTAAGAGAGGTTAGTGAGAAGTTAGAAGTTAGAAGTGAGAAGTTAGAATTTAGAGATGAGACGAAGAACAGTGACGGAGTGACGAGTGACAAAGTGATGAAGAACAGAAATAAGAAGATAGAGCTGAGTAAGGTGGAGAGGGAGATGCTGAGGGATTTTATGAAGGAGTATGAGTATGAGTTGACGGGGAGGACGAAGGAGAGTGTGGGGTTTTTGAATGAGCCGAGGGGGAGATTTTTTATTGAGGATAGGAAGAAGTATTTTTATAAGTATGATGATTCTGTGGGCGCGGTGTTTGTGAATTTGCAGGGGTTTCTTTCGCAGGGGGTTTCGTCGGGGGATTCGCTGGGGAAGAATGCGGTGACGCTGGGGAATCTTGGGTTTCAGGTGAGGGGGACGGTGCTGAATACTGTGGGGTTTAGTTTGAAGGCTTCGAACGGGCAGAAGATTGCAGGGGATAAGAAGAGTCTGGATTTTGTAACGGAAACGCTGCCGAAGTTTAGGAGTTTTCCGAAGTTTAAAGGCGAGAGTAATAATTTTGATTATTTTGAGGGCTATTTAAGGTATAGGCTTGGGAAGGACAATTTTGCGGTTACGCTTGGTAGGGACTATGTTAATTATGGGTTTGGGTATATGGATAAACTGTTTCTTTCGGGGAATTCTGTGCCGTTCAGTTTTATTAAGTTTGATTTGAATTTTGGTGCGTTTACGTATAATTTTATTTATGGGAGTTTGAAGGGGGATTCGCTTGCGATAAAAGATATTGCGATGAAGAATATAATAACTCATAGGCTGAGTGTTAATTTTTCGAAATATTTTAAGGCGGGTTTTTATGAGGCGCTGATTACTGCGGATAGACCTTTTAATTTTACATATTTAAATCCTTTTTCGTTTATAAGGTCCGCTGATTATAACGCCGGTACTGAACAGTCAGGGCTGAATAATGCGTTGATGGGGTTTGATGTGGAGGTTACGCCGGTGAAGAATTTTGCTTTGCAGGGGTCTTTATTAATTGATGATTTGAACTTCTCTACTATTTTTTCGAATGAAAGGGATAACGGTAAGCCGGCGAATGATAACAGGTTTGCCTGGCAGGTAGGGGCGGTTTGGACTGATGCTTTTACGCTGCCGAATCTAAATTTTACGACTGAATATACACGGCTGAATCCGTTTGTTTATACTCACAGGACGAATAAGAGCCAGTACACGAACTGGACGCTGCCGCTTGGGCATAATCTGCCGCCGAATTCTGATGAGGTTGCTCTGAAGCTTAGCTATGATGTTACGAGCAGGCTGAATGTGAATGTTATGTATCAGCATCAGAGGTCGGGAACTGGGTTTGAGTTTAGCGGGGATTCGCTTGTGAGGAATTACGGCGGGTATATTCATAGGGGGGATGCGGATGTCAGCTATGATGATAAGTTTTTGCAGGGGAAGCGTGTGGATAGGGATTTGGTGACGGTGGGTTTGAGGTGGATGCCGGTGTATCAGTATGTGGTGGATTTTAGGTGGGTTATGCGGAATGTGAATAATTTGTTTGAGGGGAGGAGGGTTATTGACAATTGGTTATACTTGACTGTGGGTGTGGAATTGTGA